The Marivirga salinae DNA window GATGCTTCTACAGGTGAAAGCAAATTGGTTTTAAAAGAAGAATCAGACACTTATGTAGCACTGAATTATTGCGATGATTTAACTTATACCAATGATGGCAAATATTTCATTCAATCAAGTGAGCAGGACGGTTTTAAACATCTTTACCTTTATACCCTAGATGGCAAATTGGTAAGACAAATCACTAAAGGAGATTGGGAAGTAGTAAGCATAGTAGGCATTGACCAAAAAGATAGCAAAATCTATTATATCAGTACAGAGAATTCTCCTTTAGACCGCACTTTCTATTCCATAGGAAGGAATGGAAAGAAAAAGCAATTGATCGGTGAGGAAATGGGGATCACTCGTATAAATATGAGTAATGATTATCAGTATTATTTAAAATACTATAGCAACCCAACTACTCCTAATCAAGTGAGTTTGCACCAAACCAAAGGGAATGAAAAATTAAGCACTTTAAAAGACAATGCGAGTTATAAATCCATCACTGAAGAATTCGGATTTGTGAATAAAGAATATTTTCAATTTAAGACTTCAGAAGATGTAAGCCTAAACGGTTATTTCTTGAAACCTGCTGATTTTGATAAGTCAAAAGAATATCCTGTGATTGTATATCAATATAGTGGACCTGGAAGTCAACAAGTGCAAAATGGCTGGGGTGGAAGTCAATTCAACTGGCATCAAATGATGACCCAAAAAGGCTATATAGTCGCAGTAGTTGATCCAAGAGGAACTGGCGGAAGAGGAGAAGCTTTCAAGAAAATGACTTACAGACAATTAGGTAAATATGAAACCTTAGATATGATTGAAACAGGAAAGTATTTAGGCAATCTGGATTATGTGGATGCTGAAAGAATCGGTATTTGGGGATGGTCTTATGGCGGATATATGGCTGGGAATGCTATTTTAGATGGTGCAGATGTTTTCAATGCTGCAGTTTCTGTAGCAATGGTTTCCAATTGGAGATATTATGACACCATATATACGGAGCGATATATGGACTTACCACAAGATAACGCAGACGGCTATGATGATAATTCTCCATTGAGTAAAATTGATAAATTAGAGGATCCTTATTTGATTATTCATGGAACAGGAGATGACAATGTTCATGTTCAACATACCATCGTTTACTCTGATGCTTTATTAGAAGCAGGAAAACAATTTGATTTATTCTACTACCCTGACCGAACTCACGGCATAGGTGAACAAGGTGCAAGACCTCACCTATTCAGAATGATGACAAAGTGGTGGTTAGAGAATTTATAAAACATTAAAAAGCCCAGTGAGAATTGGGCTTTTTTCTTTTCTTCAAGACTAGACAGCCTATTCAAAATTTCAAATAAATCTGTTCAGCAACATATTTAAGTTGTATTTCCAGTTACTTTATTCCGGTCTGACCTGCGGTACTGACCTTAGTGTTATCTGACAATACTTCGAGCTTCCTACTCCCTCCCCCTTTTCCCTTTTCAACAAATTTTCAGATATTAGCACTTCCTAAATTTTTTAGACAAAAAAACGTAATACAAGATGTCATATAAAGCCAACAATCCAGCCCTTAAAAGCTGGGTAGAAGTAGCAAAAGATTCAGATTTCCCTATTCAAAACCTTCCTTACGGGATATTTTCAACCCAAGGAAAATCACCAAGAGCCGGAGTAGCCATAGGTGATTACATTTTAGATTTAACTGAAATACAATCAGCTCAATTGTTTAAAGAACTCAATCTACCTGAGAGAATTTTTGACCACCCAATCTTGAATGATTTCATGGAATTGGGAAAAGAAGTTACTGTACCAGTTAGAGAAAGAATTTCAGAACTCCTACAACATGACAATCAGGAGCTTCAGGGCAATGACCAATTAAAAGAACATGCTTTAATTCCACAGAAGGATGCTACTATGCATTTGCCCATACGAGTAGGCGATTACACAGACTTTTATTCATCAGAATCACATGCAACTAATGTCGGTACAATGTTCCGTGATCCTGACAATGCTTTATTACCCAACTGGAAACACATACCTGTAGGCTATCACGGAAGAGCTTCTTCCATTGTAATTTCAGGAACACCTTTACATCGACCAAAAGGACAAACCATAGCTCCAGATGCTAAAAATCCTGATTTTGGTCCAGCCAAATTGGTTGATTTTGAATTGGAAATGGCTTTTATAACTTGTGGTGGCAATGCTTTAGGAGACGCCATTCCAACTAAAGAAGCAGAAAACTATATTTTTGGATTTACACTGTTCAATGACTGGTCGGCTAGAGATATTCAGAAATGGGAATATGTTCCATTAGGTCCGTTTTTAGCTAAAAATTTTGGTTCTTCTATGTCGCCTTGGATTGTGACCATGGAAGCTTTAGAACCTTTCAGAATTCCTGGACCAAAGCAAGAACCTGAAGTATTACCATATTTAAAATTTGCGGGAGATTACCATTTTGATATTGATTTGCAAGTAGGAATCCAACCAAAGGATTCAGAGGAAAAGGTGGTGACCAATTCTAATTTCAAACATATGTACTGGAACGTGGTACAACAATTGGCACATCACACTGTAAACGGCTGTAACATCAATACAGGAGATGTTTATGCTTCAGGAACTATCAGTGGAAATGATCCTTCTGCTTATGGCTCCATGTTGGAATTAAGTTGGAAAGGCACAAAACCTATCCAAATGCCAGATGGAACCGAAAGAAAATTCATTAATGATCATGACACGGTCATAATGCGTGGGCATGGTGAAAAAGATGGGGTTAGAATTGGCTTCGGTGAAGTTAGAACTGAGCTTTTACCTACCAAGTAATTACTAATTAGTAAATTATAGCTTTTCCAAAGTTTTAGACTTTGGAAAAGCTATGATATTTAATTTACTTAAAACTCTTAATTATTTAACCTGTATATTTATTAAATGAAATCATTGGTATCAAAATTTTCAGGTCACCTATTTTGGGATGTAGAAATTGAAAAAATTAATTCCGATAAGCATGCCCCGTTCCTTATTGAAAGAGTTTTGAAAAAAGGAAATCTTGAAGATTTAAACCTATTGAGTCAAATTTTTGAAACTAAAAAAATTGTTTCCATTGTAAAGGAATTGAAAAACCTTGATCCAAAAAGTGCCAATTTCGCCCACATTTATTTTGATATTCCAAAGAATGAAATGATATGTTATACAAAGAATCCATCACAAACGAAACACTGGATTTATTAAAATCATTAACATCAGAGAATTTACTTACGGACTTCTTTTTGGTAGGAGGAACTGCATTGGCTCTTCAAATAGGCCATAGAAAATCAATTGATTTAGATTTTTTTAGTTCAACAGCTTTTGACTCGAATCAAATTCAAAATCTATTGATAAATAAATATCAATTTCAAATTGACTATCAAGCAGAAAATACAATTTTAGGTTATATTAATGATGTAAAGATTGATTTCATTTCACATCAATATCCTCAATTGGCCAAAATAGAAAATATTGAAGGCTTAAGATTAGCCAACATCAAAGATATCGGTGCAATGAAACTAAATGCGATTTGCAATCGTGGCAGCAAAAAAGATTTTGTGGATATTTTTTTACTAATGGATACTTTCAGTTTGGGGGAATTAATCCTATTCTATCAAAAAAAATATAATCAAACCAATTCTATTATGGTCTTGAAGAGTATACTTTTTTTTGATGATGCAGAACTTGAACCTGAACCAATTTATTTAAGTAAGCAGATAGTTTGGGAGGATATCAAAGAAAAAATAACTACAGAAGCAAAAAAGTTATTTAAAAATTAATTCTCTTCCATAATCAATAAGAATAAAAACATAAATACTTAATTTTGCGAGCAAATATCATTTTGAATAAATTTTAATCACATATATGTCACTGGCAACTAAATACAATCCTTCGGATATTGAAGATAAATGGTACAAACATTGGATGGAACAGAAGTTCTTCGCTTCCAAGCCTGATCCAAAAAAAGAGCCTTATACCATCGTAATTCCACCTCCCAATGTAACCGGAGTATTGCACATGGGGCATATGATGAATAATACCATTCAGGATGTATTAATACGCAGAGCCAGAATGCAAGGAAAAGAAGCTTGTTGGGTTCCGGGAATGGATCATGCCTCTATTGCTACTGAAGCCAAAGTGGTAAATATGCTGAAGGAAAAAGGCATCAATAAAAATGACTTGAGTCGTGATGAATTCATGAAGCATGCCTGGGAATGGAAAGAAAAATACGGTGGCATCATTTTACAGCAGCTTAAAAAACTAGGAGCTTCTTGCGACTGGGACAGAGAGCGCTTCACCATGGAAGAAGATATGTCCGCAGCGGTGATTGAGGTTTTTGTAGATCTATACAAAAAGGGCTATATCTACAGAGGAACCCGCATGGTGAACTGGGATCCTGAAGGAAAAACCGCCTTGGCTGATGATGAAGTGAATTTCAAAGAAGTTCAGGGGAAGATGTATCACATCAGATACAAAATTGAAGGCAGTAACGAGCATCTAGTCATTGCCACAACCCGACCGGAAACTATCATGGCGGATGCGGCTATCTGTATCAACCCTAATGATGAGCGTTTCCAGCACCTGAAAGGTAAAAAAGCCATTATTCCGTTGATTGATAAAGCCATTCCGATTATTGAGGATGATTATGTTGATATGGAATTTGGAACGGGATGCTTGAAAGTAACTCCTGCCCATGACATTAATGATCACGAAATTGGATTACGTCATAATCTGGAAGTTATTGATATCATTGACGACAATGGTAAACTGAATGATAAAGCCCAAATCTTAGTAGGCGAAGATCGATTTGTAGCCAGAAAGAAAATTGCTAAACTTCTCAAAGAAAAAGACCAATTAGAAAAGGAAGAAGATTATACCAATAAGGTTGGGCATTCCGAAAGAACAGATGCGGTAATTGAGCCAAAGCTTTCTACACAATGGTTTGTGAAAATGGAAGATTTGGTGAAGCCAGCTTATGAAAACGTGATGAACGACAACATCAAGCTGATTCCACCAAAATTCAAGAATACGTACAAACATTGGATGGAAAATGTGCGGGATTGGTGTATTTCCCGTCAGTTGTGGTGGGGACAAAGAATTCCTGCTTATTTCCTTCCAAATGGAGAATTTGTAGTGGCTCAAAATACTGAAGAGGCATTAAAATTAGCCAAAGAAAAAACTGGTAATCAAGACCTAAAAGCGGAAGATTTAAAGCAGGATGAAGATGTTTTAGACACTTGGTTTAGCTCTTGGTTGTGGCCAATTTCTGTTTTTGATGGCTTTAAAGATCCGGAAAATGAAGATTTTAATTACTACTACCCTACCAATGATTTGGTAACGGGTCCAGATATTTTATTCTTCTGGGTAGCCAGAATGATCATTGCTGGTTATGAATTTAAAGGAGAATTACCTTTCAAAAATGTATATCTGACTGGAATAGTTAGAGATGATAAGGGAAGAAAAATGTCCAAGCAATTGGGCAATTCACCTGATGCTTTAGGCTTAATTGATAAACATGGTGCCGATGGAGTGAGAGTTGGATTATTACTTTCAGCTGCTGCCGGCAATGATTTATTATTCGAAGAAAAGCTTTGCGAGCAAGGTTGGAATTTCGGTAATAAAATCTGGAATGCATACCGATTGGTAGAAGGATTGGAAGTGAAAGAAAAGGATACTCCAATTGAGGCTATGAAAGCCCGCGATTGGTTTGAAGCACGCTTTCAAGATGCTTTGAGAGAAATCAACGACCATTTCAGCAAATTCAGAATTTCTGATGCTTTGATGGCTACTTACAAATTGATATGGGATGATTTCTGTTCGTATTATCTTGAATTGGTAAAGCCTCCTTATGGAGAAGCTATTGACAAAGAAACCTATGAGGCAACTATCACTTTCTTTGAGGATATTTTAACGATTTTACATCCATTTATGCCATTCTTAACAGAAGAAATCTGGCATCAAATTACAGAAAGAGAAGAGAAAGATTGCGTAAT harbors:
- a CDS encoding valine--tRNA ligase, producing the protein MSLATKYNPSDIEDKWYKHWMEQKFFASKPDPKKEPYTIVIPPPNVTGVLHMGHMMNNTIQDVLIRRARMQGKEACWVPGMDHASIATEAKVVNMLKEKGINKNDLSRDEFMKHAWEWKEKYGGIILQQLKKLGASCDWDRERFTMEEDMSAAVIEVFVDLYKKGYIYRGTRMVNWDPEGKTALADDEVNFKEVQGKMYHIRYKIEGSNEHLVIATTRPETIMADAAICINPNDERFQHLKGKKAIIPLIDKAIPIIEDDYVDMEFGTGCLKVTPAHDINDHEIGLRHNLEVIDIIDDNGKLNDKAQILVGEDRFVARKKIAKLLKEKDQLEKEEDYTNKVGHSERTDAVIEPKLSTQWFVKMEDLVKPAYENVMNDNIKLIPPKFKNTYKHWMENVRDWCISRQLWWGQRIPAYFLPNGEFVVAQNTEEALKLAKEKTGNQDLKAEDLKQDEDVLDTWFSSWLWPISVFDGFKDPENEDFNYYYPTNDLVTGPDILFFWVARMIIAGYEFKGELPFKNVYLTGIVRDDKGRKMSKQLGNSPDALGLIDKHGADGVRVGLLLSAAAGNDLLFEEKLCEQGWNFGNKIWNAYRLVEGLEVKEKDTPIEAMKARDWFEARFQDALREINDHFSKFRISDALMATYKLIWDDFCSYYLELVKPPYGEAIDKETYEATITFFEDILTILHPFMPFLTEEIWHQITEREEKDCVIVNHWPIEKDYDKAILHDAKTAFELVSQIRNIRAAKGISPKESLKLYVKTNSEMIYQEYISVIDKLANIDELAFTNDKIDQAVSFFIGSDECFIPMEGAIDVEKEKEEIQKELDYTKGFLKSVKKKLENERFVSNAPAQVVEMEKKKQADAEAKIKTLEESLKNLG
- a CDS encoding S9 family peptidase; the encoded protein is MKNLLFILCFISTSLVFAQKEITVSDIYEKGTFRQESVYNVNWMNDGKYYSALDDNKVQKIDVENGEVVETLVDGNELDPELNINSYSFSKDEQKLLLATDVNYIYRRSFTAQYYVYNLEDKSLKPLSENPQMFATFSPDAKKVAYVYENNIYIFDLASGNTTQVTSDGKINEIINGGSDWVYEEEFYITKTFYWSPDSKKLAFYTMDESHVKEYTLQKWNDGELYPENYVYKYPKAGEENSYVWISVYDLASEETVKMDIGEEKDQYIPRVQWTKDSNLLSIIRMNRRQNILEILHADASTGESKLVLKEESDTYVALNYCDDLTYTNDGKYFIQSSEQDGFKHLYLYTLDGKLVRQITKGDWEVVSIVGIDQKDSKIYYISTENSPLDRTFYSIGRNGKKKQLIGEEMGITRINMSNDYQYYLKYYSNPTTPNQVSLHQTKGNEKLSTLKDNASYKSITEEFGFVNKEYFQFKTSEDVSLNGYFLKPADFDKSKEYPVIVYQYSGPGSQQVQNGWGGSQFNWHQMMTQKGYIVAVVDPRGTGGRGEAFKKMTYRQLGKYETLDMIETGKYLGNLDYVDAERIGIWGWSYGGYMAGNAILDGADVFNAAVSVAMVSNWRYYDTIYTERYMDLPQDNADGYDDNSPLSKIDKLEDPYLIIHGTGDDNVHVQHTIVYSDALLEAGKQFDLFYYPDRTHGIGEQGARPHLFRMMTKWWLENL
- a CDS encoding DUF6922 domain-containing protein, whose product is MKSLVSKFSGHLFWDVEIEKINSDKHAPFLIERVLKKGNLEDLNLLSQIFETKKIVSIVKELKNLDPKSANFAHIYFDIPKNEMICYTKNPSQTKHWIY
- a CDS encoding nucleotidyl transferase AbiEii/AbiGii toxin family protein, producing the protein MLYKESITNETLDLLKSLTSENLLTDFFLVGGTALALQIGHRKSIDLDFFSSTAFDSNQIQNLLINKYQFQIDYQAENTILGYINDVKIDFISHQYPQLAKIENIEGLRLANIKDIGAMKLNAICNRGSKKDFVDIFLLMDTFSLGELILFYQKKYNQTNSIMVLKSILFFDDAELEPEPIYLSKQIVWEDIKEKITTEAKKLFKN
- the fahA gene encoding fumarylacetoacetase codes for the protein MSYKANNPALKSWVEVAKDSDFPIQNLPYGIFSTQGKSPRAGVAIGDYILDLTEIQSAQLFKELNLPERIFDHPILNDFMELGKEVTVPVRERISELLQHDNQELQGNDQLKEHALIPQKDATMHLPIRVGDYTDFYSSESHATNVGTMFRDPDNALLPNWKHIPVGYHGRASSIVISGTPLHRPKGQTIAPDAKNPDFGPAKLVDFELEMAFITCGGNALGDAIPTKEAENYIFGFTLFNDWSARDIQKWEYVPLGPFLAKNFGSSMSPWIVTMEALEPFRIPGPKQEPEVLPYLKFAGDYHFDIDLQVGIQPKDSEEKVVTNSNFKHMYWNVVQQLAHHTVNGCNINTGDVYASGTISGNDPSAYGSMLELSWKGTKPIQMPDGTERKFINDHDTVIMRGHGEKDGVRIGFGEVRTELLPTK